One Halobacterium zhouii genomic region harbors:
- a CDS encoding dihydrolipoyl dehydrogenase family protein — protein MTVFDLVVLGGGTGNIVASAAADAGLDVAIVERGRLGGTCLNRGCNPSKKLIHRADVVETVRNASAYGIDATLDDVPFADVVAEVNATVAEEAESKAERAREHDGVTFYQAAGRFVDERTVEVRTGGEWGDDSNETITGDDVVLAGGSRPLIPDSIDGADEASFLTSDEALRLDELPDRLVVVGGGYIAVEMGHFFGQMGATVVIVGHGDVLADREDHDVAERLTEAYRRKHELHLGHEVTALADDDGETVVTAESEDGDELEVRGDEVLVATGRRPNSDLWNVEAAGLETNEKGFVATDECLETSVDGVWAIGDIADNFMFKHSGDKEAEYVVENVVRDARTPVEFPGMAHAVFGSPQIGSLGKTESDLGDRAYDVGEFEYDETALGSALASDAGYAKALVAPDDEVLGFHVVGPHASMLVHEVSTAVAAGGDAERIAETIHVHPALSEVVQGAFRDARDVAPSGF, from the coding sequence GTGACAGTGTTCGACCTCGTCGTGCTGGGTGGTGGCACCGGGAACATCGTCGCGTCGGCGGCGGCGGACGCAGGACTCGACGTCGCCATCGTCGAGCGCGGCCGACTCGGCGGCACCTGCCTCAACCGGGGCTGTAACCCCTCGAAGAAACTCATCCACCGGGCGGACGTCGTCGAGACAGTCCGGAACGCCTCGGCGTACGGCATCGACGCGACGCTGGACGACGTTCCGTTCGCGGACGTCGTCGCGGAGGTGAACGCGACCGTCGCCGAGGAAGCCGAGTCGAAAGCAGAGCGCGCCCGCGAACACGACGGCGTGACCTTCTATCAGGCGGCGGGACGGTTCGTCGACGAGCGGACCGTCGAGGTGAGAACCGGAGGCGAGTGGGGAGACGACAGTAACGAGACGATCACAGGCGACGACGTCGTGCTCGCCGGCGGGTCACGACCGCTGATTCCGGATTCCATCGACGGCGCAGACGAAGCGTCGTTCCTCACGAGCGACGAGGCGCTCCGACTGGACGAACTCCCCGACCGCCTCGTCGTCGTCGGCGGGGGGTACATCGCCGTCGAGATGGGGCACTTTTTCGGGCAGATGGGCGCAACCGTCGTCATCGTCGGCCACGGTGACGTACTCGCCGACCGAGAGGACCACGACGTCGCGGAGCGACTCACCGAGGCCTACCGTCGGAAGCACGAACTCCACCTCGGCCACGAGGTGACCGCGCTCGCTGACGACGACGGCGAGACGGTCGTGACCGCCGAATCCGAGGATGGCGACGAACTCGAGGTGCGCGGCGACGAGGTGCTGGTGGCGACGGGCCGGCGACCGAACTCGGACCTGTGGAACGTCGAGGCCGCCGGACTGGAGACGAACGAGAAGGGGTTCGTGGCGACCGACGAGTGCCTGGAGACGTCCGTGGACGGCGTGTGGGCCATCGGCGACATCGCGGACAACTTCATGTTCAAGCACTCCGGCGACAAGGAGGCCGAGTACGTCGTCGAGAACGTCGTGCGCGACGCCCGGACACCCGTCGAGTTCCCCGGGATGGCTCACGCCGTCTTCGGGTCGCCACAGATCGGGAGTCTCGGGAAGACCGAGTCCGACCTCGGGGACCGTGCGTACGACGTCGGCGAGTTCGAGTACGACGAGACCGCCCTCGGGTCGGCGCTGGCGAGCGACGCGGGGTACGCGAAGGCGCTCGTCGCACCGGACGACGAAGTCCTCGGTTTCCACGTCGTCGGGCCGCACGCCTCGATGCTCGTTCACGAGGTGAGCACCGCGGTTGCGGCCGGCGGGGACGCCGAGCGAATCGCGGAGACCATTCACGTCCATCCGGCGCTCTCGGAGGTCGTCCAGGGCGCGTTCCGCGACGCGCGAGACGTGGCGCCCTCGGGGTTCTGA
- a CDS encoding NAD-dependent epimerase/dehydratase family protein, with protein sequence MTRVALTGAGGNVGRELLDAFGDGHAVVPFTHSEHEDLDSELLDVTDPDAVADALDGFDVVVHLAGASSPETDWDTVVDVNFHGTKHVLDAAVENGVERVVFASSNHAVGMYNTADPAEPEQMVLENARTVGADASPRPDTYYGVSKAACEALTNFYADRHGLEVVNLRIGWYLDEDDLREHTGEAVERVEDRFARAMWLSPHDCRDVHRKAALADLSESPVTLNAVSRNDERTYTLTETMRVLGYTPRDNAAETLAE encoded by the coding sequence ATGACACGGGTCGCACTCACGGGTGCCGGCGGCAACGTCGGTCGAGAACTCCTCGACGCGTTCGGCGACGGACACGCTGTCGTTCCGTTCACGCACTCTGAGCACGAAGATCTGGACAGCGAACTACTCGACGTCACCGACCCCGACGCGGTCGCCGACGCCCTCGACGGGTTCGACGTCGTCGTCCACCTCGCGGGGGCGTCGTCTCCGGAGACCGACTGGGACACCGTCGTCGACGTGAATTTCCACGGGACCAAACACGTCCTCGACGCGGCCGTCGAGAACGGCGTCGAGCGGGTGGTGTTCGCGAGTTCGAACCACGCCGTCGGCATGTACAACACCGCGGACCCCGCCGAACCCGAGCAGATGGTACTCGAGAACGCCCGGACCGTCGGCGCCGACGCGTCACCCCGCCCGGACACCTACTACGGCGTGAGCAAGGCGGCCTGTGAGGCGTTGACCAACTTCTACGCCGACCGTCACGGCCTCGAGGTCGTGAACCTCCGCATCGGCTGGTACCTCGACGAAGACGACCTCCGGGAGCACACGGGGGAGGCCGTCGAGCGCGTCGAGGACCGGTTCGCGCGAGCGATGTGGCTGAGCCCCCACGACTGCCGGGACGTCCACCGGAAGGCCGCGCTCGCGGACCTCTCGGAGAGCCCGGTGACGCTGAACGCCGTCTCGCGGAACGACGAGCGAACATACACGCTCACGGAGACGATGCGCGTACTCGGGTACACGCCCCGGGACAACGCCGCCGAGACGCTCGCGGAGTGA
- a CDS encoding cation diffusion facilitator family transporter, giving the protein MDRKRAVRRVGVVVLAANLLLVAAKGVAWWLTGSLAVGSEAVNSIADVAYSLVVLGGLYLTTQPPDFEHPHGHERIEPFVSLVVAVGVLAAGAGVLWTATNAVLDGSYGRSTSLVAVVVLVGTAIGKYVLYRYCLGVAEDHRSPATRATALDNRNDILTASAALVGVLGSAIGYPVLDPLAAFVVAAGILYTGYEIIQDNVNYLVGAAPDEDLREEILSRALDHPEVNGAHDVVAHYVGPEVDVSLHIEVEGDMTLHDAHDIETAVVENLRSIPEIDDVFVHIDPRELGEWETRAGDGDRWTAEDGDSGVESEDNDSGVESGDDAGNESATRK; this is encoded by the coding sequence ATGGACCGCAAGCGCGCCGTTCGGCGGGTCGGCGTCGTGGTGCTCGCCGCGAACCTCCTGCTCGTGGCGGCGAAGGGCGTCGCGTGGTGGCTCACTGGCAGTCTCGCGGTCGGCTCTGAAGCCGTCAACAGCATCGCGGACGTCGCGTACTCGCTGGTCGTGCTCGGCGGCCTCTACTTGACCACCCAGCCGCCGGACTTCGAGCACCCGCACGGCCACGAGCGCATCGAACCGTTCGTCTCGCTCGTCGTCGCAGTGGGCGTGCTCGCCGCTGGCGCCGGCGTGCTCTGGACCGCCACGAACGCGGTTCTCGACGGCTCGTACGGCCGCTCGACCAGCCTCGTGGCTGTCGTCGTGCTCGTCGGCACCGCCATCGGCAAGTACGTGCTCTACCGCTACTGTCTGGGCGTCGCCGAGGACCACCGCTCGCCCGCGACTCGCGCCACCGCGCTCGACAATCGAAACGACATCCTCACAGCGAGCGCGGCGCTCGTCGGCGTCCTCGGATCCGCCATCGGCTACCCCGTGCTCGACCCGCTGGCCGCGTTCGTCGTCGCCGCCGGCATCCTCTACACGGGCTACGAGATCATCCAGGACAACGTGAACTACCTCGTCGGTGCGGCTCCGGACGAGGACCTCCGCGAGGAGATACTCTCCCGCGCGCTCGACCACCCCGAAGTCAACGGGGCGCACGACGTCGTCGCCCACTACGTCGGCCCGGAGGTCGACGTCAGCCTCCACATCGAAGTGGAGGGCGACATGACGCTCCACGACGCCCACGACATCGAGACGGCCGTCGTCGAGAACCTGCGCTCGATTCCCGAGATCGACGACGTGTTCGTGCACATCGACCCGCGAGAGCTCGGCGAGTGGGAGACCAGGGCGGGCGACGGCGATAGGTGGACAGCGGAGGACGGCGATAGCGGGGTCGAATCGGAGGACAACGATAGCGGAGTCGAATCGGGGGACGACGCAGGCAACGAGTCCGCCACGCGGAAGTGA
- a CDS encoding HIT family protein yields MDQVFAPWRIDWVEREEKNEDVDCVFCEYPERPDAREHLVVARSERATVMLNNYPYSPGHCMVIPNVHTGDYTDLAADVLLDHARLKQATFDAIEAAFGPDGFNAGLNLGGSAAGGSIDDHLHTHVVPRWDGDTNFMPVIGDTKVIVEALEDSYDRLHEAFCDHPAAAETDGGAVRLAFE; encoded by the coding sequence ATGGACCAGGTGTTCGCGCCGTGGCGAATCGACTGGGTCGAGCGCGAGGAGAAAAACGAGGACGTGGACTGCGTGTTCTGCGAGTACCCGGAGCGGCCGGACGCCCGCGAGCATCTCGTCGTCGCGCGCTCCGAGCGCGCCACCGTGATGCTCAACAACTATCCGTACAGCCCGGGCCACTGCATGGTGATTCCGAACGTGCACACGGGCGACTACACGGACCTCGCTGCCGACGTGCTCCTCGACCACGCGCGCCTGAAGCAGGCGACGTTCGACGCCATCGAGGCGGCCTTCGGCCCGGACGGCTTCAACGCCGGGTTGAATCTCGGCGGGAGCGCCGCGGGTGGGAGCATCGACGACCACCTCCACACGCACGTGGTGCCGCGCTGGGACGGTGACACGAACTTCATGCCCGTCATCGGCGACACGAAGGTCATCGTAGAAGCTCTAGAGGACTCCTACGACCGCCTCCACGAGGCGTTTTGCGACCACCCCGCTGCCGCCGAGACGGACGGCGGTGCGGTCCGACTCGCGTTCGAGTAG
- the map gene encoding type II methionyl aminopeptidase produces MADSVEPGSEAYEQYVEAGEILQDVLSEAADRVEVGVTQLEVAEFAEERIRELGGEPAFPVNISVDEEASHAAPGRDDDTEFGEEMVCLDVGVHVDGHIADAATTVDLSGNPELVEAAEEALEAAVDAVEPGVHTGEVGAEVGDVIEAYGYNPVVNLTGHGLDVYDAHTPPNVPNRAVDSGTELQAGDVLAIEPFATDGTGKVTEGSATEIYEVVGTGNVRDRRARQLLEDLEAFDGLPFAARWLDDSRAEMSLRRLEMADVVRSYPVLKEDDGALVSQDEHTLVVTEDGCEILT; encoded by the coding sequence ATGGCAGACAGCGTCGAACCCGGCTCCGAGGCGTACGAGCAGTACGTCGAGGCCGGGGAGATCCTGCAGGACGTGTTGAGCGAGGCCGCCGACCGCGTGGAGGTCGGCGTCACGCAACTCGAGGTCGCGGAGTTCGCAGAGGAGCGCATCCGCGAACTCGGCGGGGAGCCCGCGTTCCCGGTGAACATCAGCGTCGACGAGGAGGCGAGCCACGCCGCGCCCGGCAGGGACGACGACACCGAGTTCGGCGAGGAGATGGTGTGCCTGGACGTCGGCGTGCACGTCGACGGCCACATCGCGGACGCCGCGACGACGGTCGACCTCTCGGGCAACCCGGAACTCGTGGAGGCCGCCGAGGAAGCCCTCGAGGCCGCCGTCGACGCGGTCGAACCGGGCGTCCACACGGGCGAGGTCGGCGCGGAAGTCGGGGACGTCATCGAGGCGTACGGCTACAACCCCGTTGTGAACCTCACCGGCCACGGCCTCGACGTGTACGACGCGCACACGCCGCCAAACGTCCCGAACCGGGCCGTCGACTCGGGCACGGAACTCCAGGCGGGCGACGTGCTCGCAATCGAGCCGTTCGCCACGGACGGCACGGGGAAGGTCACGGAGGGCTCTGCGACAGAGATCTACGAGGTCGTAGGCACCGGGAACGTGCGCGACCGGCGCGCCCGCCAGTTGCTCGAGGACCTCGAGGCGTTCGACGGCCTGCCGTTCGCGGCGCGCTGGCTGGACGACTCGCGCGCCGAGATGAGCCTGCGCCGCCTCGAGATGGCGGACGTCGTGCGGTCGTACCCCGTGTTGAAGGAGGACGACGGCGCGCTCGTGAGCCAGGACGAGCACACGCTCGTCGTCACCGAGGACGGCTGCGAGATTCTGACGTAA
- a CDS encoding isoaspartyl peptidase/L-asparaginase: MKIIVHGGAGSSPDEPEPRQATLDEAASAGADEDTVTDAVEAAIRVLEGNPRFNAGVGGAVQSDGIVRTDAGVMRSGRAGDDRTESPDGRATREAGAAASMPGVEAAISVARAVMEETPHVMLNGVHAVDFADDVGVKTECDLWSEDTRKRWDDLEDHPDGGPREHLEWIRDKFGAMNLDNGGDNSRTSDDKDHDTVGAVAYDGDEFAAATSTGGRWLALAGRVGDVPQIGSGFYAAPAGAASATGAGEAIAKTTLTRRAVRHLEDGMSAQAAAEQAVEELEEMTGEGAGVIVLDSDGGFGEAFNTDGMQTARVE; the protein is encoded by the coding sequence ATGAAGATTATCGTGCACGGCGGCGCGGGCAGCAGCCCGGACGAACCGGAGCCGCGACAGGCGACGCTCGACGAAGCGGCGAGCGCGGGCGCGGACGAGGACACCGTCACCGACGCCGTCGAAGCCGCGATTCGAGTGCTGGAGGGGAACCCCCGATTCAACGCGGGAGTGGGCGGCGCGGTGCAGTCCGACGGCATCGTGCGGACGGACGCCGGCGTGATGAGGAGCGGGCGGGCGGGCGACGACAGGACGGAGTCGCCGGATGGCCGAGCGACCCGCGAGGCCGGCGCGGCGGCGTCGATGCCCGGCGTCGAGGCCGCGATTTCGGTCGCGCGAGCGGTGATGGAGGAGACGCCCCACGTCATGCTGAACGGCGTGCACGCCGTCGACTTCGCCGACGACGTGGGAGTCAAGACCGAGTGCGACCTCTGGAGCGAGGACACCCGAAAACGCTGGGACGACCTCGAAGACCACCCCGACGGTGGCCCGCGCGAGCACCTCGAGTGGATCCGGGACAAGTTCGGCGCGATGAACCTCGACAACGGCGGTGACAATAGCCGGACTAGCGACGACAAGGACCACGACACGGTCGGCGCGGTTGCGTACGATGGGGACGAGTTCGCCGCGGCGACGTCGACGGGCGGTCGCTGGCTCGCGCTCGCGGGACGGGTCGGCGACGTTCCCCAGATCGGGTCCGGGTTCTACGCCGCGCCAGCGGGCGCGGCGTCGGCGACGGGCGCGGGCGAGGCCATCGCGAAGACGACGCTGACGCGGCGCGCGGTTCGCCACCTGGAGGACGGGATGAGCGCGCAGGCCGCCGCGGAGCAGGCCGTCGAGGAACTCGAGGAGATGACGGGCGAGGGCGCAGGCGTCATCGTTCTGGACAGCGACGGCGGGTTCGGAGAGGCGTTCAACACGGACGGGATGCAGACCGCGCGGGTCGAGTGA
- a CDS encoding tubulin/FtsZ family protein, producing MKLAVIGFGNAGGKVADRIVEYEAETGRALCRFTAAVNTASIDLEKITHIPRENRVLVGQTDERSKGHGAGADPELGAELARQDRAEIRRFLDGVPLHDIDAFLVVGGLGGGTGSGGGPVLAGILSEQYNEPVYGLGVLPSEDEGGRASLNAARSVQSYMDQTDGLVLFDNDAWKEGADSVESGYERTNHEIAKRVVTLLGAGEYDGSTVSENAMDSSDINRTLAVGGVSTVAYAEAAVDESTRRQQGLLGRVRSNGSDGTDADSATKIHSLVRRAVQSRLTCPAEVESTERALVVVSGPPEELSHKGLVRARQWLEGEIDSVEVLAGDDPRPSSDTLSATVLLSNVTDVPRVDRLQEQAVDAQSDIERQATGREEAITNLVTDAENRLDPV from the coding sequence ATGAAACTGGCCGTGATCGGCTTCGGTAACGCGGGCGGAAAGGTCGCCGACCGAATCGTGGAGTACGAGGCCGAGACGGGGCGCGCGCTCTGCCGGTTCACCGCCGCCGTGAACACTGCGAGCATCGACCTGGAGAAGATAACGCACATTCCGCGGGAGAACCGCGTGCTCGTCGGGCAGACCGACGAGCGCTCGAAGGGCCACGGCGCGGGCGCGGACCCCGAACTCGGCGCGGAGCTGGCCCGCCAGGACCGGGCGGAGATCAGACGTTTCCTCGACGGCGTCCCGCTGCACGACATCGACGCGTTCCTCGTGGTCGGCGGCCTCGGCGGCGGCACGGGGAGCGGCGGCGGCCCCGTGCTCGCCGGCATCCTCTCCGAGCAGTACAACGAACCCGTCTACGGGCTCGGCGTCCTCCCGAGCGAGGACGAGGGCGGGCGCGCGTCCCTGAACGCCGCTCGCTCGGTGCAGTCGTACATGGACCAGACGGACGGCCTCGTGCTGTTCGACAACGACGCCTGGAAGGAGGGAGCGGACTCCGTCGAGTCCGGCTACGAGCGCACGAACCACGAGATAGCCAAGCGCGTCGTGACGCTGCTCGGGGCTGGCGAGTACGACGGTTCGACGGTCTCGGAGAACGCCATGGACTCCAGTGACATCAACCGGACGCTGGCGGTCGGCGGCGTCAGCACGGTGGCGTACGCCGAGGCGGCCGTCGACGAGTCGACGCGGCGCCAGCAGGGCCTGCTAGGTCGCGTCCGCTCGAACGGTTCGGACGGCACCGACGCGGACTCGGCGACGAAGATCCACAGCCTCGTCCGGCGCGCGGTGCAGTCCCGGCTCACGTGCCCCGCGGAGGTCGAATCCACGGAGCGCGCGCTCGTCGTCGTCTCCGGCCCGCCCGAGGAACTCTCACACAAGGGATTGGTCCGCGCGAGACAGTGGCTGGAGGGAGAGATCGACAGCGTGGAGGTGCTCGCTGGCGACGACCCGCGGCCGTCGAGTGACACCCTCTCGGCGACCGTGTTGCTCTCGAACGTCACCGACGTCCCCCGCGTCGACCGCCTCCAGGAGCAGGCCGTGGACGCCCAGTCCGACATCGAGCGGCAGGCCACGGGCCGCGAGGAGGCGATAACGAACCTCGTCACGGACGCCGAGAACCGCCTCGACCCGGTATGA
- the icd gene encoding NADP-dependent isocitrate dehydrogenase, giving the protein MSYEQVEVPENGEKVTYDEEADELRVPENPIIPILHGDGIGNEVGPAAQKVLTAAAEATGHDVAWMEVYAGETAREKYDENLPDATVDAIRDHRVAIKGPLTTPVGAGFRSLNVALRQTLDLYANVRPTYYLDGVPSPMKSPEEMDMVTFRENTEDVYAGIEWEAGSDEAEQVRDFVEDEMDFDGVMHDGPIGLGLKPISEKGSKRLVREAIDYAIENDRDKVTLVHKGNIMKFTEGQFGDWGMEVADEEYPDDEVFAAPDSLWEEQDEVDIPEDAVMVEERLADAMLQWMQLRTDEFDVLAMPNLNGDYLSDAAGAQIGGLGVAPGANFGKGRCLAEPVHGSSPKNAGLNKANPTALILSGRLLFEYMGWEDAGQLIRDAVEETISSGEVTYDLERQIEGGEKLSTTEYADAVVDRIEELA; this is encoded by the coding sequence ATGAGCTACGAGCAGGTTGAGGTCCCCGAGAACGGGGAGAAGGTCACGTACGACGAGGAGGCGGACGAACTCCGCGTCCCCGAGAACCCCATCATCCCCATCCTCCACGGGGATGGCATCGGAAACGAGGTCGGTCCCGCCGCACAGAAGGTGCTCACCGCCGCCGCGGAAGCGACGGGCCACGACGTCGCGTGGATGGAAGTGTACGCCGGCGAGACCGCCCGCGAGAAGTACGACGAGAACCTCCCGGACGCGACCGTGGACGCCATCCGCGACCACCGCGTTGCCATCAAGGGTCCGCTCACGACGCCCGTCGGCGCGGGCTTCCGCTCGCTGAACGTCGCGCTCCGCCAGACGCTCGACCTCTACGCGAACGTCCGCCCGACGTACTACCTCGACGGCGTGCCGTCCCCGATGAAGTCGCCCGAGGAGATGGACATGGTGACGTTCCGGGAGAACACCGAGGACGTGTACGCTGGCATCGAGTGGGAGGCCGGCAGCGACGAGGCCGAACAGGTCCGGGACTTCGTCGAGGACGAGATGGACTTCGACGGCGTGATGCACGACGGCCCCATCGGCCTCGGTCTCAAACCCATCTCCGAGAAGGGCAGCAAGCGCCTCGTCCGCGAGGCCATCGACTACGCCATCGAGAACGACCGCGACAAGGTCACGCTCGTCCACAAGGGCAACATCATGAAGTTCACCGAGGGGCAGTTCGGTGACTGGGGGATGGAGGTCGCCGACGAGGAGTACCCCGACGACGAGGTGTTCGCCGCGCCCGACTCCCTCTGGGAGGAACAGGACGAGGTCGACATCCCGGAGGACGCCGTGATGGTCGAGGAGCGCCTCGCCGACGCGATGCTCCAGTGGATGCAGCTGCGCACCGACGAGTTCGACGTGCTCGCGATGCCGAACCTCAACGGCGACTACCTCTCGGACGCCGCGGGCGCTCAGATCGGCGGCCTCGGCGTCGCGCCGGGCGCGAACTTCGGGAAGGGCCGTTGTCTCGCGGAGCCGGTCCACGGCTCCTCGCCGAAGAACGCCGGCCTGAACAAGGCCAACCCGACCGCGCTCATCCTCTCCGGGCGCCTCCTGTTCGAGTATATGGGCTGGGAGGACGCGGGTCAGCTCATCCGGGACGCCGTCGAGGAGACCATCTCCTCGGGCGAGGTCACGTACGACCTCGAGCGCCAGATCGAGGGCGGCGAGAAGCTCTCCACGACGGAGTACGCTGACGCCGTCGTCGACCGGATCGAGGAGCTCGCGTAA